Proteins found in one Syngnathus acus chromosome 9, fSynAcu1.2, whole genome shotgun sequence genomic segment:
- the cds2 gene encoding phosphatidate cytidylyltransferase 2, giving the protein MTELRQRGAKDTEATLQYQPSEDKASDNELRSEKDGGTDSDPKMDSGDTGVPEVPVPPDDTPEVLNKALSGLSSRWKNWWVRGILTLAMISFFFFIIYLGPMVLMMIVLCVQIKCFQEIITIGYSVYHSYHLPWFRTLSWYFLLCVNYFFYGETVTDYFFTLVQREEPLRILSKYHRFISFALYLTGFCMFVLSLVKKHYRLQFYMFGWTHVTLLIVVTQSHLIIHNLFEGMIWFIVPISCVICNDIMAYMFGFFFGRTPLIKLSPKKTWEGFIGGFFATILFGIMLSYVMAGYRYFVCPVEFNNDSNSFQVDCEPPELFQLQDYTLPSILESVTGWTTVRLYPFQIHSIALSTFASIVGPFGGFFASGFKRAFKIKDFANTIPGHGGIMDRFDCQYLMATFVNVYIASFIRGPNPTKVIQQLLALRADQQLFIFSSLKAHLTEKGLLPVVEEAAA; this is encoded by the exons ATGACAGAACTAAGGCAGCGTGGAGCCAAAGACACCGAGGCGACGTTACAATATCAACCGTCCGAGGACAAG GCTTCAGACAATGAGCTGAGGTCAGAAAAAGATGGTGGGACAGACAGCGACCCCAAAATGGACTCAGGGGACACGGGGGTTCCTGAGGTGCCAGTGCCACCTGATGACACACCAGAAGTGTTGAATAAAGCCTTGTCCGGACTGTCCTCAAG ATGGAAAAACTGGTGGGTTCGAGGGATCCTTACACTCGCCATgatttccttcttcttcttcatcatctACCTAGGCCCCATGGTGCTAATGATGATT GTCCTGTGTGTTCAGATCAAATGCTTCCAGGAAATCATCACCATTGGTTACAGCGTTTATCACTCTTATCATCTGCCATGGTTCAGGACACTGAGTTG GTACTTCCTGCTCTGCGTTAATTACTTCTTCTATGGTGAGACCGTCACAGATTACTTCTTCACACTTGTGCAAAGGGAAGAGCCACTTCGCATCCTCAGCAAATATCACCGCTTTATATCTTTTGCCCTCTACCTCACAG GTTTCTGCATGTTTGTGCTGAGTTTGGTAAAGAAGCACTACCGCCTTCAGTTCTACATG TTTGGGTGGACTCACGTGACTTTGCTGATTGTAGTGACGCAGTCTCACCTCATCATTCACAACTTGTTTGAAGGGATGATCTG GTTTATTGTTCCAATATCCTGTGTGATCTGTAATGATATTATGGCCTACATGTTTGGGTTCTTCTTTGGCCGCACCCCTCTCATTAAG CTGTCACCAAAGAAGACGTGGGAGGGATTCATTGGTGGATTCTTCGCTACCATTTTGTTTGGCATCATG CTCTCCTATGTGATGGCTGGCTACCGCTACTTTGTATGTCCAGTTGAGTTCAACAACGATTCCAACAGTTTCCAAGTAGACTGCGAGCCGCCGGAACTTTTCCAGCTTCAGGACTACACCCTTCCGAGCATCCTAGAGTCTGTCACTGGATGG ACCACAGTTCGTCTCTATCCATTCCAGATTCACAGCATCGCTCTGTCCACTTTTGCCTCCATTGTCGGACCCTTTGGTGGCTTCTTTGCCAGTGGCTTTAAGAGGGCCTTTAAGATAAAG gaTTTTGCCAACACTATTCCAGGACACGGTGGCATAATGGACCGATTCGACTGCCAGTACCTCATGGCCACATTTGTCAATGTCTACATTGCTAGTTTTATCAG GGGCCCCAACCCTACCAAGGTGATTCAGCAGCTTCTGGCCCTCCGTGCCGACCAGCAGCTCTTCATCTTCAGTTCTCTGAAGGCTCACCTAACAGAGAAGGGCTTACTTCCCGTGGTGGAGGAGGCGGCCGCCTAG
- the zgc:65851 gene encoding low molecular weight neuronal intermediate filament, whose protein sequence is MSYSSDMYSSSSYRKIFGDAPRAGRAGMGSSSSPSRVHSSGYRSRIYGAPTVISSSSYRRTAAPGRVFSSSVQDSMMDLSQSTAVTNELKIVRTNEKEQLQGLNDRFVSFIEKVHNLEQQNKVLEAEVTLLRQRHNEPSRLHELYEQEIRELRARVEELTHEKSQMHLDCVQMNEALERLREKLEEETRLREEAENTLKGYRKDVDDATLARLELEKKVESLLDEIAFLRKVHEEELQDMQSSLQATQVSVEMDMSKPDLAAALKDIRAQYENLSCRNQAQAEEWYRSKFATVTEAAARNQDAIKHSKEELTEYRRQVQARTLEIEALRGHNEALERQIAEMEDRHNNEIGDMQDTIQQLEAALRSTKGEMSRHLREYQDLLNVKMALDIEIAAYRKLLEGEECRLSSVGGAMVQSGYPGLSYMSSSRTYSLGSYRKSKPEEEEEEGEEEDKEDEDEENEEEGEDEDEGDDQESGDAEQEEKPKEKDEKEKKKESPAEKTSKH, encoded by the exons ATGAGTTACTCCAGTGATATGTATAGCAGCAGTTCCTATCGGAAGATTTTCGGCGATGCTCCTCGTGCCGGCCGTGCAGGGatgggcagcagcagcagcccgtCCCGCGTGCACTCCTCGGGGTACCGCAGCCGCATCTACGGCGCCCCCACGGTTATCTCATCCAGCAGCTACCGCAGGACCGCCGCACCCGGTCgcgtcttctcctcctccgtgCAGGACTCCATGATGGACCTCAGCCAGTCCACAGCGGTCACTAATGAGCTTAAGATCGTCCGAACGAACGAGAAGGAACAACTGCAGGGGCTCAACGACCGCTTCGTGTCCTTCATTGAGAAGGTGCACAACCTGGAGCAACAGAACAAAGTTCTCGAGGCGGAGGTGACGTTGCTGCGGCAACGCCACAACGAGCCATCGCGCCTCCACGAGCTCTACGAGCAGGAGATCCGCGAGCTCCGCGCGCGCGTCGAGGAGCTGACCCACGAGAAGAGCCAGATGCACCTGGACTGCGTGCAGATGAATGAGGCTCTCGAGCGCCTGCGGGAGAAGCTCGAGGAAGAGACCCGGCTGCGGGAGGAGGCGGAGAACACCTTGAAGGGCTACCGCAAGGACGTGGACGACGCCACCTTGGCGCGCCTGGAGCTCGAGAAGAAAGTGGAGTCACTCCTGGATGAGATCGCCTTCCTCAGGAAAGTTCATGAGGAGGAGCTGCAAGACATGCAGTCATCCCTGCAGGCCACGCAG GTGTCAGTGGAGATGGACATGAGCAAACCGGACCTGGCGGCAGCCCTGAAGGACATCAGGGCCCAATATGAGAACCTGTCATGCAGGAACCAGGCCCAGGCAGAGGAATGGTATCGTTCCAAGTTTGCAACGGTGACCGAGGCCGCTGCTCGCAACCAGGATGCCATCAAGCACTCCAAGGAGGAGCTGACCGAGTACCGCAGGCAGGTGCAAGCCCGCACCCTGGAGATTGAGGCCCTTAGGGGCCACAATGAGGCCCTGGAGCGGCAGATTGCTGAGATGGAGGATCGCCATAACAATGAAATTGGTGACATGCAG GACACCATCCAGCAGCTGGAGGCTGCACTGCGCAGCACCAAAGGAGAAATGTCCCGTCACCTGCGGGAATATCAGGATCTGCTCAATGTCAAAATGGCACTTGACATTGAAATAGCTGCTTACAG GAAACTGCTGGAAGGCGAGGAGTGCCGCCTCAGCTCCGTCGGTGGTGCCATGGTGCAGTCCGGCTACCCCGGCCTCTCCTATATGTCTTCCTCCCGCACCTACTCCCTGGGAAGCTACAGGAAGTCCAAgccagaggaagaagaagaggagggagaagaagaggacaaggaggatgaggacgagGAGAACGAGGAAGAGggagaggatgaagatgagggAGATGACCAGGAGTCaggtgatgctgagcaggaGGAGAAGCCAAAAGAGAAGGATgagaaagagaagaagaaggagagcCCCGCTGAGAAGACCAGCAAGCACTAA
- the LOC119127844 gene encoding oocyte zinc finger protein XlCOF6.1-like, whose amino-acid sequence MLQEMLRERLIAAADEIYGLFEKTIVSYEEQLARAREENEQQRRQMEDICKSQTTLHNQDVWQLIGHGEDFAPQPWWGSSSLEHPQPHHVKEEKADPEPSTFKEEEDNAQPPRSKEGEKEQADVSLTVLAVESDSNDNDVAEGSWLPRHGPSREHRGGAPAEQLMAALSHCDDMQATVDTDSEGEKETTPDEKNAQTGERSRTHNERFRCSVCGQGFLYESTLKIHKLKHTGEKSFSCSLCGESYSYRYNLNVHMKKHRGEKAFSCPVCGRFFNQKENWTAHMQTHREENNLKCSVCGQIFPDEAMLETHMKTHTREKPFTCSICDKGFSYKGDLKRHTRTHTGEKPFSCSVCGKGFITRPNLNVHMWKHTGEKPFTCTICGEKFAQKITLIAHSATHTGQKPFTCSVCARSFSYKHGLTAHMRKHTGEMRL is encoded by the exons ATGTTGCAGGAAATGTTGAGGGAGCGGCTCATTGCGGCTGCTGATGAAATCTATGGCCTGTTTGAAAAAACCATCGTGTCGTACGAAGAGCAACTCGCTCGTGCGAGAGAGGAGAACGAGCAGCAACGACGACAAATGGAAGATATTTGCAAGTCTCAAACGACACTGCACAACCAAG ATGTTTGGCAGCTGATTGGTCACGGAGAAGACTTTGCCCCACAACCTTGGTGGGGAAGCTCTTCTCTGGAGCATCCACAGCCCCATCATGTCAAGGAGGAAAAGGCAGATCCAGAGCCTTCCACCTtcaaggaggaagaggacaaTGCACAGCCCCCACGTTCGAAAGAAGGAGAAAAGGAACAAGCTGACGTTTCTCTCACTGTTCTAGCTGTGGAGAGCGACAGCAATGACAACGACGTGGCCGAAGGCTCATGGCTTCCTCGTCATGGTCCAAGTAGAGAGCACCGTGGAGGAGCGCCGGCAGAGCAGCTCATGGCAGCACTGTCACACTGTGACGACATGCAAGCTACAGTTGACACAGACAGCGAGGGTGAAAAAGAGACGACTCCTGACGAGAAAAATGCTCAAACGGGCGAGAGATCTCGTACTCACAACGAACGTTTCCGCTGCTCCGTTTGTGGTCAAGGATTTCTTTATGagagcactttgaaaatacACAAGCTGAAACACACGGGAGAAAAATCATTTTCGTGTTCCCTGTGTGGCGAAAGCTACTCTTACCGGTACAATTTGAACGTACACATGAAGAAGCACAGGGGAGAAAAAGCATTTAGTTGTCCAGTCTGCGGTAGGTTTTTTAACCAAAAGGAAAATTGGActgcacacatgcaaacacacagggaagaaaataatttgaaatgctctgtttgtggccaaatattCCCTGATGAGGCCATGTTGGAAACAcacatgaaaacacacacgagAGAAAAACCTTTCACATGCTCCATTTGTGATAAAGGTTTTTCTTACAAGGGCGATTTGAAAAGGCACACAAGGacacacacaggagaaaaACCCTTTagctgctcagtttgtggcaaaGGTTTTATAACGCGGCCAAATTTGAACGTACACATGTGGAAACACACGGGAGAAAAACCTTTCACTTGTACAATTTGCGGTGAGAAATTTGCTCAGAAGATCACGTTGATTGCGCACTCAGCAACGCACACGGGACAAAAACCTTTCACGTGCTCAGTTTGTGCTAGAAGCTTTTCGTATAAGCACGGTTTGACTGCACACATGCGGAAACACACCGGAGAGATGAGATTGTAg
- the LOC119127460 gene encoding oocyte zinc finger protein XlCOF20-like — MSARTTAKYVEEKDRSRPQQEHLWLQPYVVLRRAGISEAIRPKHPERTCIKEEDVGKDVHHFNEQMEQKFLCTIKEEEEPERPCSKEEGEESCNIKEEEDEEDTCKMPLTGVPVKSLDEGQQEVSKGAEPPSCSSSQPMTREGDGDHCGGSQAAPPSDSDDVSSHDPAAAADDDESQNKHRQCSQCGKCCANNSVLKQHMKMHTREKNLSCSVCGQTFGHRGHLNAHTRIHTGEKPFSCSICGGKFSRKESLTCHTRTHTGEKPFSCSVCGQTFSEKGHLNRHTRTHTGEKPFSCSVCGQKFSEKGTLKTHTRIHSGEKPFSCSVCGQKFSQKGSLKRHTRIHTGEKPFSCSVCGQKFRHRVSSISCSLTCQRVSIANSECAEEMSKDL; from the exons atgtctgcaaggaCCACCGCAAAGTACGTGGAGGAAAAGGACCGTAGTCGTCCACAACAAGAACATCTTTGGCTGCAGCCTTATGTTGTGTTGCGCAGAGCAG GCATCAGTGAAGCTATTCGTCCTAAGCACCCGGAGCGCACTTgcattaaagaggaagatgtGGGCAAAGATGTCCATCACTTCAATGAACAAATGGAGCAGAAGTTTCTTTGCACcataaaagaggaggaagagcctgAGCGGCCTTGTAGtaaagaggagggagaggagtCCTGCAACattaaagaggaggaggatgaggaggataCCTGCAAGATGCCATTGACTGGTGTTCCTGTGAAGAGTTTAGATGAGGGTCAACAGGAGGTGAGCAAAGGGGCGGAGCCTCCAAGCTGCAGCTCAAGTCAACCAATGACCAGAgaaggtgatggagaccaCTGTGGAGGATCACAAGCAGCTCCACCATCAGATAGTGATGACGTGTCGTCACATgatcctgctgctgctgctgatgatgatgagtctcaaaacaaacacaggcaaTGTTCTCAGTGTGGGAAATGTTGTGCTAATAACAGTGTTTTGAAACAACACATGAAAATGCACACAAGAGAGAAAAAcctttcctgctcagtttgtggccaaacattCGGTCACAGGGGACATTTAAatgcacacacaagaatccacactggtgagaaacctttttcctgctcaatTTGTGGGGGAAAATTCTCTCGGAAGGAAAGTCTAACATGtcatacaagaacccacactggcgagaaacctttttcatgctcagtttgtggccaaacattctctgagaaGGGACATTTAAATaggcacacaagaacccacactggtgagaaacctttttcatgctcagtttgtggccagaaaTTCTCAGAGAAGGGAACCTTAAAaacgcacacaagaatccataGTGGCgaaaaacctttttcatgctcagtttgtggccagaaaTTCAGTCAAAAGGGAAGcttaaaaagacacacaagaatccacactggcgagaaacctttttcatgctcagtgtgtggccaaaaattcagaCACAGGGTAAGCTCTATTTCCTGCTCACTCACTTGTCAAAGAGTCTCTATTGCAAATTCTGAGTGTGCTGAGGAGATGAGCAAGGATCTGTGA